One Methanolobus sp. WCC4 DNA segment encodes these proteins:
- a CDS encoding DsrE/DsrF/DrsH-like family protein, giving the protein MDMTDMAADKAVIVVHSGDLDKIYSAMIVANGALSMGMEASLFFTFWGLQSLKKNGLDKGPLSRMNLLGLGKKMVQSRMKKANVVSLDKLMEDYKELGGKIIACEMTMEIMGIKPEELNREWIDEYGAVGTYIMEAKDAKITLFI; this is encoded by the coding sequence ATGGATATGACAGACATGGCGGCAGACAAGGCTGTAATAGTGGTTCACAGTGGTGACCTCGACAAGATATACAGCGCCATGATAGTTGCGAACGGTGCACTTTCAATGGGAATGGAAGCATCCCTTTTCTTTACATTCTGGGGGTTGCAGAGCCTGAAAAAGAACGGACTTGACAAAGGGCCACTTTCAAGGATGAACTTACTGGGACTTGGGAAAAAGATGGTTCAAAGCAGGATGAAGAAAGCCAACGTTGTCTCCCTTGACAAGCTCATGGAAGACTATAAGGAACTTGGCGGTAAGATCATTGCCTGTGAGATGACCATGGAGATAATGGGCATCAAACCCGAGGAACTCAACCGGGAGTGGATAGATGAGTATGGTGCAGTGGGCACTTACATAATGGAAGCTAAGGATGCAAAGATAACACTTTTCATATGA
- a CDS encoding sulfurtransferase TusA family protein, with translation MTETNIDVRGETCPVPLVECRKALKKAAPGDEIVILGTHPASKKEIPMACNAMGLEVMEVEENDDKEWKIRIKR, from the coding sequence ATGACAGAAACTAATATCGATGTAAGAGGAGAGACCTGCCCGGTTCCTCTTGTAGAATGCCGCAAAGCCCTCAAAAAAGCTGCTCCGGGAGATGAGATAGTCATATTGGGAACGCATCCTGCTTCCAAAAAAGAGATACCAATGGCCTGTAATGCAATGGGTCTTGAGGTCATGGAAGTCGAAGAGAATGATGATAAAGAGTGGAAGATACGCATCAAGAGATGA
- a CDS encoding metallophosphoesterase family protein, translating into MALCHNDLRTLLEGTSVIFKNEAPLIRISSANAMIIGDIHGNIKALEFILRMYQEMGCEDVIFLGDYVDRGQDSVAVLCRLLELKLKNERNIILLKGNHETQEMNSIYGLYDEIQDHDLFLFANSIFQEMPVAALLNNTIFCVHGGIPGVVDIKEMTKENSFPYLWNDPSNLPGMTASTRGIRPECFGPDVFHDFMRLNGLSLMIRAHTAYFRGYAWLFDKRLLSIFSSPGYTGIKNTGTFATVKGNEASVFVFGQDEEGRDENYRIITLDK; encoded by the coding sequence ATGGCTTTGTGTCACAATGACTTACGTACACTTCTTGAAGGAACCTCGGTTATTTTCAAAAATGAGGCTCCACTCATTCGTATAAGTTCAGCTAACGCTATGATAATTGGCGATATCCATGGCAATATCAAGGCACTGGAGTTCATTCTCAGGATGTATCAGGAAATGGGATGTGAGGATGTGATCTTCCTTGGAGATTACGTTGACAGGGGACAGGATTCTGTTGCTGTGCTCTGCCGGTTGCTTGAACTGAAACTAAAGAATGAACGGAACATCATACTCCTGAAAGGGAATCATGAGACACAGGAAATGAACAGCATCTATGGTCTTTACGATGAGATACAGGACCACGACCTCTTTCTTTTTGCCAACAGCATCTTTCAGGAAATGCCGGTCGCAGCACTCCTGAACAATACTATATTTTGTGTACATGGGGGCATTCCGGGAGTTGTCGATATTAAGGAAATGACCAAAGAGAACTCTTTCCCTTATCTCTGGAACGACCCATCGAACCTTCCAGGTATGACCGCATCCACAAGGGGCATAAGACCGGAATGTTTCGGACCTGATGTATTTCATGATTTTATGAGACTGAACGGACTTTCATTGATGATACGTGCCCATACAGCATACTTCCGCGGCTATGCATGGTTGTTCGACAAAAGACTCCTGTCAATATTCTCAAGCCCCGGATACACAGGTATCAAAAATACAGGCACATTTGCCACCGTGAAAGGTAATGAGGCCTCTGTTTTCGTTTTTGGTCAGGATGAAGAAGGACGGGATGAAAACTACAGGATTATCACCCTTGATAAATAA
- a CDS encoding sulfatase-like hydrolase/transferase: MTASKNGMKHKCPGDGRCNLHEHAVFKLLTLCFLLLFLSPTCTANSIVEIGPVNTPHGAVILIVDGLSSSYIYPEYTPYAIDGSELEKARPEKILSIFDQSCRVLDVTAPQTFTEGGHSVLATGYSKADGELVGAYRTTIYDVAHDNDYMAFAIMQKGDSSGMCSKQNVVIHDVDNSINEPKMVTDTNMLSTSDKSISFAVADMMQEHSSILQGILDQYPEGSQERYDAYDIWAIDTGTALVGFMAKEYPEQNYILTINAGAVDSAGHYKKDSGYIATIEGLDEATFELYTTCLENDMAFILTGDHGMAFPTADSRGGHQSDKYSVMTESQKVPFIISAEDVDTGVIQGKFGQEDIAPTILEVLNLHGELRVADGTAIHVKDYVNLRVSLPEEGDIIILRNEETIYQNTNEGTISFMGLESGIEYILRYTSTSEPDNIIEYTIDTGSSTFLDILSLTQAEGSQSTGDGSFWNKRYIAGGVLIVCVNLTGLALIRKILKE; the protein is encoded by the coding sequence ATGACAGCCAGTAAAAACGGAATGAAGCATAAATGCCCGGGTGATGGAAGGTGCAACTTGCATGAGCATGCTGTTTTTAAGCTACTCACGCTATGCTTTTTGCTTTTATTCCTATCCCCGACCTGCACTGCAAACAGTATTGTAGAAATAGGTCCGGTAAATACACCACATGGAGCGGTAATTCTCATAGTTGACGGACTCAGTTCTTCTTATATCTATCCTGAATACACACCTTATGCTATCGATGGAAGCGAACTTGAGAAAGCCCGACCGGAAAAGATATTGAGTATCTTCGACCAGAGTTGCAGAGTACTTGATGTAACTGCACCCCAGACATTCACGGAGGGTGGACATTCAGTTCTTGCTACCGGTTATTCAAAAGCAGATGGAGAACTTGTGGGAGCTTACAGGACAACGATATACGATGTAGCTCATGACAATGACTATATGGCATTTGCCATTATGCAGAAAGGAGACTCATCCGGAATGTGCAGCAAGCAGAATGTAGTGATACATGATGTGGATAACTCCATCAACGAACCTAAGATGGTCACAGACACAAACATGTTATCAACATCAGATAAGAGCATATCCTTTGCAGTGGCAGACATGATGCAGGAACATTCATCCATATTACAGGGAATACTGGACCAGTATCCGGAAGGCTCTCAGGAAAGATATGACGCTTATGACATCTGGGCGATCGATACAGGTACAGCCCTTGTTGGGTTCATGGCGAAAGAATATCCTGAACAGAACTATATCCTCACCATCAATGCAGGAGCAGTAGACAGTGCCGGTCATTACAAAAAGGACAGTGGATATATTGCAACTATTGAAGGACTGGATGAAGCTACCTTTGAACTCTACACTACCTGCTTAGAAAATGATATGGCTTTCATCCTTACAGGTGACCATGGAATGGCATTCCCGACAGCAGATTCCAGAGGAGGGCATCAGTCAGACAAATATTCTGTGATGACCGAATCCCAGAAAGTACCTTTTATCATATCAGCAGAGGATGTTGATACCGGTGTGATCCAGGGTAAATTCGGACAGGAGGATATCGCACCCACCATCCTGGAAGTGCTGAACCTTCACGGAGAACTGAGAGTTGCCGATGGCACAGCGATACATGTAAAGGACTATGTGAACCTCAGGGTCAGTTTGCCGGAAGAGGGGGACATCATCATTCTGAGAAATGAAGAGACCATCTACCAGAATACAAATGAGGGAACCATTTCTTTCATGGGACTTGAATCAGGTATCGAGTACATACTCAGGTATACGTCAACATCAGAACCTGATAATATAATAGAATACACCATAGATACGGGTTCGAGCACATTTCTTGACATACTTTCCCTTACACAGGCAGAAGGAAGCCAGTCCACAGGTGACGGATCATTTTGGAACAAACGTTACATTGCAGGTGGGGTACTGATAGTCTGTGTGAACCTGACAGGACTTGCTCTGATCCGCAAGATATTGAAGGAATGA
- a CDS encoding MFS transporter, with product MDKKRILIYSTVFLIMGLSNSVIPVLPEIAAGSLVSSGTISYTLLFSGYFIGALLTMIPFGFMTDRYNNIKIITLSITLTSFAGMMLILSENIYLLVTARLLEGIACGAFFPPAYALLAGFHEKNRYIGEFNFLLNAGLAVGVLASGFLASRSVRGAITLFTILSIIVLVIGIVTLFLNKEKESTKTTERTTPPTKRMSPGSEIKRVLGKLFNIRFLRIWITAFLLFGITGVLLAFYPEYSKDILSKPELGIAIAILYISSMITNLVVGRMKLHFKHMVTSGMILAAAGVLISIRFPFTGFALLGIGSGIGMIGLPVAVSHMPFDRGLAMGIFNTYTYAGLAFMPIIAGLFIDMGYQAVFILSAAFMVLSLFLKDGLESGE from the coding sequence ATGGACAAAAAAAGAATTCTAATATATTCTACTGTTTTTCTGATCATGGGATTGTCAAATTCCGTAATCCCGGTTCTGCCTGAGATAGCTGCAGGTAGTCTTGTATCATCAGGGACCATCTCATACACATTACTCTTTTCCGGCTACTTCATAGGTGCCTTACTCACCATGATCCCATTTGGTTTCATGACAGACCGATATAACAATATAAAGATCATCACCCTTTCCATTACATTAACATCCTTTGCAGGGATGATGTTGATACTTAGTGAGAACATTTATCTACTCGTCACTGCCAGACTCCTGGAAGGAATCGCATGCGGCGCATTCTTCCCACCAGCGTATGCACTGCTGGCAGGCTTCCATGAAAAGAACAGATACATCGGTGAGTTCAACTTCCTCCTTAATGCAGGACTCGCTGTTGGAGTTCTTGCATCCGGATTCCTTGCTTCCAGATCAGTCAGGGGAGCGATCACACTCTTCACTATACTATCTATTATAGTTCTGGTCATAGGGATTGTCACCCTATTTCTCAATAAGGAGAAAGAGAGTACAAAGACTACAGAGAGAACAACACCCCCCACAAAAAGGATGTCCCCTGGATCAGAAATCAAGAGAGTATTAGGCAAGCTGTTCAATATCCGCTTCCTGCGGATCTGGATAACCGCATTCCTGCTTTTTGGTATCACCGGAGTACTGCTCGCGTTCTATCCCGAATACAGCAAGGACATACTCAGCAAACCTGAACTCGGCATTGCAATAGCAATACTGTACATCAGCTCCATGATAACGAACCTCGTGGTCGGCAGGATGAAACTGCATTTCAAACACATGGTCACCTCAGGAATGATATTAGCAGCGGCCGGAGTGCTTATCTCTATAAGGTTCCCATTCACCGGATTCGCACTGCTCGGGATCGGTTCAGGAATAGGGATGATCGGCCTGCCTGTTGCTGTATCCCACATGCCTTTTGACAGAGGGCTTGCAATGGGCATCTTCAATACATATACCTACGCAGGACTCGCATTCATGCCGATAATTGCAGGCCTGTTCATCGATATGGGCTACCAGGCAGTGTTCATCTTGAGTGCTGCTTTTATGGTGCTGTCCCTTTTTCTGAAGGATGGACTGGAAAGTGGGGAGTGA